From one Natronorubrum sediminis genomic stretch:
- a CDS encoding threonine aldolase family protein yields the protein MIDLRSDTVTKPDESMREAARAAEVGDDVYEEDPTVAELEARAAELVGMEAALYVPSGTMGNQIAARVHTERGQELLADKESHVVKYELGGLAQHAGLQVRMLEADRGVPAPEQVADEYVEEDLHRPGTGLLWLENTHNARGGLAVEPERIAAAADAAHERDVPVHVDGARLFNAAAALDVSASDLTSPVDSVMYCLSKGLGAPVGSVLAGDEAFVARARRTRKLLGGGMRQAGIIAAPGLEALENRADLETDHRRARELAAGLSTLEGFDVQEPETNIVLVDVAETGLEPNALLERCRDHGVVASPFGPTTVRFCTHRDVSDADIEQALEGVESALNTA from the coding sequence ATGATCGACCTTCGCTCCGATACCGTGACGAAACCCGACGAGTCGATGCGCGAGGCCGCTCGAGCGGCCGAGGTCGGCGACGACGTGTACGAAGAAGATCCGACGGTGGCCGAACTTGAGGCCCGCGCCGCCGAGTTGGTCGGCATGGAAGCCGCCCTCTACGTCCCCTCGGGGACGATGGGCAATCAGATCGCTGCGCGCGTCCACACCGAGCGAGGCCAGGAACTCCTCGCGGACAAGGAGAGCCACGTCGTCAAGTACGAACTCGGCGGCCTCGCCCAACACGCCGGCCTCCAGGTTCGGATGCTCGAGGCCGACCGCGGCGTCCCCGCCCCCGAACAGGTGGCAGACGAGTACGTCGAAGAAGACCTCCACCGCCCGGGAACGGGGCTACTCTGGCTCGAGAACACGCACAACGCTCGAGGCGGACTCGCCGTCGAACCCGAACGGATCGCAGCGGCGGCCGACGCGGCCCACGAACGCGACGTGCCCGTCCACGTCGACGGGGCGCGCCTGTTCAACGCCGCCGCGGCGCTCGACGTTTCCGCCAGCGACCTCACTTCCCCTGTCGACTCGGTGATGTACTGTCTCTCGAAGGGGCTGGGCGCACCCGTCGGGTCCGTACTAGCCGGGGACGAGGCGTTCGTCGCACGGGCCCGGCGAACCCGCAAACTCCTCGGCGGCGGCATGCGTCAAGCCGGAATCATCGCCGCGCCCGGGTTGGAAGCGCTCGAGAACAGAGCCGACCTCGAGACGGATCATCGACGCGCACGCGAACTCGCAGCGGGGCTGTCGACGCTCGAGGGATTCGACGTACAAGAACCGGAGACGAACATCGTGCTCGTCGACGTGGCTGAAACTGGACTCGAGCCGAATGCACTCCTCGAGCGCTGTCGCGACCATGGCGTGGTAGCCTCGCCGTTTGGCCCGACGACGGTTCGCTTCTGTACACACCGCGACGTGTCAGACGCCGATATCGAGCAGGCGCTCGAGGGAGTCGAATCGGCCCTCAATACGGCGTAG
- a CDS encoding aminopeptidase yields the protein MDARIREHAEIIANHSVDLQEGDNVIVDAHPVAEDLVVALHEVIGDAGANPITTSQRTGARQRRAFLRAGDDEYETPEHELALIQNTDVYIAIRAGDNATQTADVDPETQAAYQQAHRPILEERLSTRWCLTQYPAPANAQLAEMSTEGYENFVWDAVNKDWDEQRAHQANMVEIMDPAEEIRIKSGETTDVTMSIDANPTLNDHGEHNLPGGEVFTAPEPDSVEGEVLFDMPLYHQGREITDVYLEFEGGEVVQHSAAKNEDVLTEVLNTDEGARRLGELGIGMNRDIDQFTYNMLFDEKMGDTVHMAVGRAYDDTVAEGNEQNDSAVHVDMIVDMSDDSFIEVDGEVVQRNGTFRFEDGFEE from the coding sequence ATGGACGCACGCATCCGCGAACACGCCGAAATCATCGCGAACCACTCCGTCGATTTGCAGGAAGGCGACAACGTCATCGTCGACGCCCACCCCGTCGCCGAGGACCTGGTCGTCGCGCTTCACGAAGTGATCGGCGACGCCGGCGCGAACCCGATTACCACGAGCCAGCGGACGGGTGCCCGCCAGCGACGCGCGTTCCTCCGCGCCGGTGACGACGAGTACGAGACACCGGAACACGAACTCGCCTTGATCCAGAACACCGACGTCTACATCGCGATTCGGGCTGGCGACAACGCGACCCAGACCGCCGACGTCGACCCAGAGACGCAGGCAGCCTACCAGCAAGCCCACCGTCCGATTCTCGAGGAGCGACTCTCGACGCGGTGGTGTCTCACGCAGTATCCGGCCCCGGCCAACGCCCAACTCGCCGAGATGAGCACGGAAGGCTACGAGAATTTCGTCTGGGACGCCGTCAACAAAGACTGGGACGAACAGCGCGCCCACCAGGCCAACATGGTCGAGATCATGGATCCCGCCGAAGAGATTCGCATCAAAAGCGGCGAGACGACCGACGTGACGATGTCGATCGACGCCAATCCGACACTCAACGACCACGGCGAACACAACCTCCCCGGCGGCGAGGTCTTCACCGCCCCCGAACCCGACAGCGTCGAGGGCGAGGTGCTGTTCGACATGCCGCTGTACCATCAGGGTCGTGAGATCACGGACGTCTACCTCGAGTTCGAGGGCGGCGAAGTCGTCCAGCACTCGGCAGCGAAAAACGAGGACGTGCTGACCGAAGTCCTGAACACGGACGAAGGTGCCCGCCGACTCGGCGAACTCGGCATCGGCATGAACCGAGATATCGATCAGTTCACGTACAACATGCTCTTCGACGAGAAGATGGGCGATACGGTCCACATGGCGGTCGGTCGCGCCTACGATGATACCGTCGCCGAAGGCAACGAACAGAACGATTCCGCCGTCCACGTCGACATGATCGTCGATATGAGTGACGACTCGTTCATTGAAGTCGACGGCGAGGTCGTCCAGCGCAACGGGACGTTCCGATTCGAGGACGGCTTCGAGGAATAG
- a CDS encoding universal stress protein, protein MTVLVAYDGSEPAQKAVKRAFDEHGDEELVLLRVVELADGYTEAGIKAVQDVLGDRRESAAEELRADLPDLVDTDSVDFRTEVATGNPAREIVSAAEEYDVDQIVIGSHGRSGVSRVLLGSVAESVVRRSPVSVTVVR, encoded by the coding sequence ATGACAGTCCTCGTCGCGTACGACGGTTCGGAACCGGCACAGAAGGCAGTGAAGCGAGCGTTCGACGAGCACGGAGACGAGGAACTCGTCTTATTGCGCGTCGTCGAACTCGCCGACGGGTACACGGAAGCGGGAATCAAGGCGGTACAGGACGTGCTCGGGGACCGACGAGAGTCGGCGGCGGAAGAACTCCGCGCGGACCTCCCGGACCTCGTCGACACCGATTCGGTCGACTTCCGAACGGAAGTCGCCACCGGTAACCCGGCTCGAGAGATTGTTTCCGCCGCCGAGGAGTACGACGTCGACCAGATCGTGATCGGAAGCCACGGCCGCTCGGGCGTCTCTCGCGTCTTGCTGGGGAGCGTCGCCGAGTCGGTCGTTCGCCGCTCGCCGGTCTCCGTGACGGTCGTTCGATAG
- a CDS encoding alpha/beta hydrolase: MGGRSDGDGPQEGRENGPHQNQPLVTDGTPLEDAEAALVLTHGRGASARGMVQLANEVHEEGVAVLAPQAARQTWYPNSFLAPVEQNEPGRSSGLQAIADAIGEATDAGVPCERIMLIGFSQGACLASEFVARNPRRYGGLAALSGGLIGEQIDPEAYTSDDADLEETPVFLGCSDVDPHIPERRVHETADVLEAMNADVTKRLYEGMGHGINDDELATVSKMVAALVPE; the protein is encoded by the coding sequence ATGGGGGGCAGGTCCGACGGCGACGGACCGCAGGAGGGCCGCGAAAACGGGCCACACCAAAATCAGCCACTCGTTACCGACGGGACACCACTCGAGGACGCAGAGGCAGCATTAGTTCTCACGCACGGTCGCGGCGCGAGCGCACGCGGAATGGTTCAACTCGCGAACGAGGTTCACGAGGAGGGCGTCGCCGTTCTCGCCCCGCAGGCGGCCCGCCAGACGTGGTATCCGAACTCGTTTCTCGCACCCGTCGAGCAGAACGAACCGGGACGATCGTCGGGACTCCAGGCGATTGCGGACGCGATCGGCGAGGCGACCGACGCCGGCGTTCCATGCGAGCGCATCATGTTGATCGGCTTTTCGCAGGGTGCGTGTCTCGCCAGCGAGTTCGTCGCCCGAAACCCGCGACGATACGGCGGCCTCGCCGCCCTCAGCGGGGGGCTCATCGGCGAGCAGATCGACCCGGAGGCGTACACGAGCGACGACGCCGACCTCGAGGAGACCCCTGTCTTCCTTGGCTGTAGCGACGTCGATCCCCACATTCCCGAACGACGGGTCCACGAGACGGCAGACGTGCTCGAGGCGATGAACGCCGACGTGACCAAGCGACTCTACGAAGGGATGGGCCACGGCATCAACGACGACGAACTCGCGACGGTCTCGAAGATGGTCGCGGCGCTCGTCCCGGAGTGA
- a CDS encoding VOC family protein codes for MSNDSQTPVTPELPDSPVHAAGTDHITIWGSNEAETVEFYQDLLGMPLVLRQPNLDDPSQTHLFFDTGDGRILTFFVSDDRPSAKGQRGGVGAVHHLCFRIEPDEYEETMDALEDAGYRYNVFDRGIFHSIYTHDNNGLVIELSTDKYEIPDDRRGEVLAKAQELREDDGADYAKDEHLRGAIEALGLEVVEYDLPEASAGTGGVE; via the coding sequence ATGTCAAACGACTCACAGACACCAGTCACGCCCGAACTACCAGACAGCCCCGTTCACGCAGCCGGAACCGACCACATCACCATCTGGGGAAGCAACGAAGCGGAAACCGTCGAGTTCTACCAAGACCTCCTCGGGATGCCCCTCGTACTCCGCCAGCCCAACCTCGACGATCCGTCCCAGACCCACCTGTTCTTCGACACGGGCGACGGTCGGATCCTCACATTCTTCGTGAGCGACGATCGACCGTCCGCGAAGGGCCAACGCGGCGGTGTCGGGGCCGTCCATCACCTCTGTTTCCGCATCGAACCCGACGAGTACGAGGAGACGATGGACGCCCTCGAGGACGCGGGTTACCGCTACAACGTCTTCGACCGGGGAATCTTCCACTCGATCTACACGCACGACAACAACGGCCTCGTCATCGAACTCTCGACGGACAAGTACGAGATTCCCGACGACCGACGCGGCGAGGTACTCGCGAAGGCCCAGGAACTCCGCGAAGACGATGGTGCCGACTACGCGAAAGACGAGCACCTCCGGGGAGCGATCGAGGCACTCGGCCTCGAGGTCGTCGAGTACGACCTCCCCGAGGCCAGCGCCGGCACCGGTGGGGTCGAGTGA
- a CDS encoding NAD(P)/FAD-dependent oxidoreductase → MSNGSSENDNEFDESVIVGGGGPAGLSAALFTAKNGLETTVFDADETWMHKAHLFNYLGIGSVGGSEFMETARQQVDDFGVDRRQEEPVTAVSDEADGFTVETEDGEYDADYVILATGANRDIADDLGCAFTDADVVDVDVDMETSVSGVYATGAMVRPEEWQAAISVGDGAAAALNILSAVRGDHYHDFDVPADAERVFGDVLAE, encoded by the coding sequence ATGAGCAACGGTTCCTCCGAGAACGATAACGAGTTCGATGAATCGGTGATCGTCGGCGGCGGCGGTCCTGCCGGATTGAGCGCCGCACTCTTTACGGCGAAAAACGGCCTCGAGACGACGGTGTTCGACGCGGACGAGACGTGGATGCACAAGGCCCACCTGTTCAACTACCTCGGCATCGGCTCCGTCGGCGGCAGCGAGTTCATGGAAACGGCGCGCCAGCAAGTCGACGACTTCGGCGTCGACCGACGACAGGAAGAGCCAGTCACTGCCGTGAGCGACGAGGCCGATGGCTTCACGGTCGAGACCGAGGACGGGGAGTACGACGCCGACTACGTAATCCTGGCGACGGGTGCGAACCGCGACATCGCAGACGACCTCGGCTGTGCGTTCACCGACGCCGACGTGGTCGACGTGGACGTCGACATGGAGACGAGCGTCTCGGGCGTCTACGCGACCGGCGCGATGGTCCGACCAGAGGAGTGGCAAGCCGCTATCTCCGTCGGCGACGGCGCTGCCGCGGCGCTCAACATCCTCTCGGCCGTCCGCGGCGACCACTATCACGACTTCGACGTGCCCGCCGACGCCGAGCGCGTCTTCGGCGACGTACTCGCAGAGTAG
- a CDS encoding glutamate-cysteine ligase family protein — translation MNTSLEVEYWVIDDDGNLVPPGSLLDVSPQLDPEFVEPMLEIKTTPCQSMAELRAEFRRLISTVVDAAHDQQKRLVPLSTPLHAGPESIPYRDKRGSDLQRQIVGPTFEDARVCAGTHVHFERSSVVDQLNTLTAIDPAFVLVNSSSHYRGEHLLECARPYLYRRSCYDPCPQQGQLWSYVDSVEEWEQRLEDAYECFRERALERGVDPAAFDDAFDPFDAVWTPVRLRKAMPTVEWRSPDAALPSQILRLTETVRSLVSHADAHGTVVASDEHRSAKTDDRLSLPSFDTVESVTDAAIHDGLEDPSVRNYLRELGFTPSAHDPLANRLPASRLTERQAKQLRLEAASQLEADLERTPARV, via the coding sequence ATGAACACCAGCCTCGAGGTAGAGTACTGGGTTATCGACGACGATGGTAACCTGGTGCCACCCGGCTCACTGCTCGACGTATCCCCACAGCTCGATCCCGAGTTCGTCGAGCCGATGCTCGAGATCAAAACAACCCCGTGTCAGTCGATGGCCGAACTCCGCGCGGAGTTTCGCCGTCTCATCAGCACCGTCGTCGATGCAGCCCACGACCAGCAAAAGCGTCTCGTCCCCCTTTCGACGCCGCTACACGCCGGTCCCGAATCCATTCCTTACCGCGACAAACGAGGAAGCGACCTCCAGCGTCAGATCGTCGGCCCGACGTTCGAGGACGCCCGCGTCTGTGCGGGCACGCACGTTCACTTCGAACGCTCGAGCGTCGTCGACCAGTTGAACACGCTGACGGCGATCGACCCCGCGTTCGTGCTCGTGAACAGTTCCTCTCACTACCGCGGCGAACACCTCCTAGAGTGCGCCCGTCCCTACCTCTACCGACGCTCGTGTTACGACCCGTGTCCCCAGCAGGGCCAACTGTGGTCGTACGTCGACAGCGTCGAGGAGTGGGAACAGCGCCTCGAAGACGCCTACGAGTGCTTTCGCGAACGCGCACTCGAGCGCGGCGTCGACCCGGCGGCGTTCGACGACGCGTTCGACCCGTTCGACGCCGTCTGGACGCCGGTTCGGCTCCGAAAAGCGATGCCAACTGTCGAGTGGCGTTCGCCCGACGCCGCCTTGCCGAGTCAGATTCTACGGCTCACCGAGACCGTCCGCTCGCTCGTCTCACACGCCGATGCCCACGGAACCGTCGTCGCGTCCGACGAGCACCGGTCGGCGAAGACCGACGACCGACTGTCCCTCCCCTCGTTCGACACCGTGGAATCGGTCACCGACGCGGCCATCCACGACGGACTCGAGGATCCGTCCGTTCGGAACTACCTTCGCGAACTCGGCTTCACTCCCTCCGCGCACGACCCGCTCGCGAATCGGCTGCCGGCGTCTCGACTCACCGAGCGACAGGCGAAACAACTCCGACTCGAGGCCGCGAGCCAACTCGAAGCCGACCTCGAGCGGACGCCCGCTCGGGTATAG
- a CDS encoding MFS transporter produces MSRARLFASLCGLVFLLNLARIIFAPLLDVIIAEFAIGEATAGLLVTLTWIGSASPRLPTGWLLTKLPRHTVVIGSGAILTAAAAFAATATTIHHLMVGAFLMGIASGVYFVSANPFLSELYPGRVGRVIGIHGAASQIAAVIAAPLVTLTLVVDWRLSLWAIAFGTALVTVYTGLAAVRTELPRAGVDDRNFVAGALSEWRLIVTALAIVGAASFIWQGVFNFYELYMQSKGLSSQASGLMLSIVFAAGIPAFYFGGDLADKLPRVPYLLGIVGTFALSVLVLTVVESFLGLVLISSIVGFVIHALFPATDTFLLDTLPDSSRGSAYAVFSSVWMLTQALGSVVLGVFVEHGYAYDTVFRIAALFLGVTVIGLAVLERADRLPN; encoded by the coding sequence GTGAGCCGCGCCCGACTCTTCGCCTCGCTGTGTGGTCTCGTCTTTTTGCTCAACCTCGCGAGAATTATCTTCGCACCGCTGCTTGACGTCATCATCGCCGAGTTTGCGATCGGTGAGGCGACTGCCGGGCTCCTCGTGACGCTGACGTGGATCGGGAGCGCGTCGCCGCGACTCCCGACGGGGTGGCTCCTGACGAAGCTTCCTCGACACACCGTGGTGATCGGCTCCGGTGCGATTCTGACGGCTGCGGCGGCGTTCGCCGCCACGGCGACGACGATCCACCACCTGATGGTCGGCGCGTTCTTGATGGGGATCGCCTCCGGCGTCTACTTCGTCTCCGCGAACCCGTTTTTGAGCGAGTTGTATCCCGGACGTGTGGGCCGCGTCATCGGCATCCACGGCGCTGCCAGCCAGATCGCCGCCGTGATCGCGGCCCCGCTCGTGACGCTCACGCTCGTCGTCGACTGGCGACTCTCGCTGTGGGCGATCGCCTTCGGGACGGCACTCGTGACGGTGTACACCGGACTCGCCGCGGTCAGAACCGAACTCCCGAGAGCGGGGGTCGACGATCGAAACTTCGTGGCCGGTGCGCTTTCGGAGTGGCGACTCATCGTCACCGCGCTGGCAATCGTCGGCGCGGCGTCGTTCATCTGGCAGGGCGTGTTCAACTTCTACGAACTGTACATGCAATCGAAAGGACTCTCCTCGCAGGCGTCGGGACTGATGCTCTCGATCGTCTTCGCCGCCGGAATTCCCGCCTTCTACTTCGGCGGAGATCTAGCCGACAAGCTGCCGCGGGTTCCGTACCTGCTCGGGATCGTCGGAACGTTCGCGCTCAGCGTCCTCGTGTTGACGGTCGTCGAGAGCTTCCTCGGATTGGTCCTCATCTCGAGTATCGTCGGCTTCGTGATCCACGCGCTCTTTCCGGCCACGGACACGTTCCTCCTCGATACGCTGCCGGACTCCTCGAGAGGGAGCGCCTACGCCGTATTCAGCTCCGTATGGATGCTCACACAGGCGCTCGGCTCGGTCGTATTGGGCGTCTTCGTCGAACACGGCTACGCCTACGACACCGTGTTCCGAATCGCCGCCCTCTTCCTCGGCGTGACGGTTATCGGCCTCGCAGTGCTCGAACGAGCGGATCGCTTACCAAACTGA
- a CDS encoding AAA family ATPase: MHVIGTVGLPGSGKGEAATVARENGIPVVTMGDVVRQETADRGLDPSKDHGSVAKALREEHGPAAIAERSLPMIADRLEDHETVLVDGIRSDTEVDVFESEFGDAFTLVSIEAPFEVRAERIDARGRDLGEDDGGEALATRDERERGFGMDDAMARADVVIDNTDSLEAYHDRIERIIHQQTHDTEAHHS, from the coding sequence ATGCACGTCATCGGAACGGTGGGGCTCCCCGGCAGCGGGAAGGGCGAGGCAGCCACCGTCGCACGCGAGAACGGAATTCCGGTGGTGACGATGGGCGACGTCGTCAGACAGGAAACCGCCGATCGCGGGCTCGATCCCTCGAAAGACCACGGTAGCGTCGCGAAGGCACTCCGCGAGGAACACGGCCCGGCAGCGATCGCCGAACGCTCGCTGCCGATGATCGCCGACCGACTCGAGGATCACGAGACGGTGCTGGTCGACGGCATTCGCTCGGATACCGAAGTCGACGTCTTCGAATCGGAGTTCGGCGACGCGTTCACGCTCGTGAGTATCGAAGCGCCCTTCGAGGTTCGTGCCGAGCGAATCGACGCCCGCGGTCGCGACCTCGGCGAGGACGACGGCGGGGAAGCCCTCGCTACTCGCGACGAGCGCGAACGCGGTTTCGGGATGGACGACGCGATGGCTCGCGCCGACGTCGTCATCGACAACACCGACTCGCTCGAGGCGTATCACGACCGAATCGAGCGGATTATCCACCAGCAGACGCACGATACGGAGGCCCACCACTCATGA
- a CDS encoding RNA-binding domain-containing protein, with the protein MTDIYRVDVEITAPVYDTEVTSRVTDAIVNIFPNADLEEGFGEISASAHSMDHFSELLHRQEILDTARGEFFGSREGDTFSFALKKQAAFEDRINFSVGEPDELGEIAVRVRVEEPTLEEYVDHIAPPTEDGRPIDP; encoded by the coding sequence ATGACCGATATCTACCGCGTCGACGTCGAGATCACGGCCCCGGTGTACGATACCGAAGTGACGAGTCGCGTCACCGATGCCATCGTGAACATCTTTCCCAACGCCGATCTCGAGGAAGGATTCGGCGAGATTAGCGCCAGCGCACACTCGATGGATCACTTCTCGGAACTGCTCCACCGACAGGAAATCTTAGACACCGCACGCGGCGAATTCTTCGGAAGCCGGGAGGGAGACACGTTCTCCTTCGCACTCAAGAAACAGGCCGCATTCGAGGATCGGATCAATTTCTCGGTCGGTGAACCGGACGAACTCGGCGAGATTGCCGTCCGCGTTCGCGTCGAAGAACCCACGCTCGAGGAGTACGTCGACCACATCGCCCCACCGACGGAAGACGGGCGACCGATCGATCCCTGA
- a CDS encoding signal recognition particle protein Srp54, with protein MVLDDLGSSLRGTLDKLRGKSRLSEEDIEEIVKEIQRSLLSADVDVSLVMELSDNIKERSLEEEPPAGTPARDFVLSIVYEELVALIGESTELPLEEQTILLAGLQGSGKTTSAAKMAWWFSTKGLRPAVIQTDTFRPGAYDQAKEMTQRAEVDFYGNPDAEDPVEIARKGLEETSEADVHIVDTAGRHALEDDLIDEIEQIEGVVEPDTSLLVLDAAIGQGAKDQAQQFDESIGIDGVVITKLDGTAKGGGALTAVDQTDSSIAFLGTGEEVQDIERFEPDGFISRLLGMGDLGQLTERVERAMQQTEMDEEDWEPEDMLQGQFTLNDMQKQMEAMNNMGPLDQVMDMIPGFGGGIKDQLPDDAMDVTQERMRTFSVIMDSMTDAEKEYPKAIGANQIERIARGSGTEEEKVRELLQQYKMMEKTIKQFQGMGSEQEMQRMMKQMQGGGGGGGGMGGMGPFG; from the coding sequence ATGGTACTCGACGATCTCGGGAGTTCTCTGCGGGGTACCCTCGACAAACTCCGCGGGAAGTCACGACTCAGCGAGGAGGACATCGAGGAGATCGTCAAGGAGATTCAACGCTCCTTGCTTTCGGCCGACGTCGACGTCTCGCTCGTGATGGAGCTGTCGGACAACATCAAAGAGCGATCGCTCGAGGAAGAGCCACCGGCTGGCACGCCGGCGCGGGACTTCGTCCTCAGCATCGTCTACGAGGAACTGGTAGCCCTCATCGGCGAATCGACGGAGCTGCCCCTCGAGGAACAGACGATTCTCCTCGCCGGACTGCAGGGGTCGGGGAAGACGACCTCCGCGGCGAAGATGGCCTGGTGGTTCTCGACGAAGGGGCTCCGTCCCGCCGTGATCCAGACCGACACCTTCCGGCCCGGTGCGTACGATCAGGCAAAGGAGATGACCCAGCGCGCCGAGGTCGACTTCTACGGCAACCCTGACGCCGAGGATCCCGTCGAAATCGCTCGAAAGGGACTCGAGGAGACCAGCGAAGCCGACGTCCACATCGTGGACACGGCCGGTCGCCACGCGCTCGAGGACGATCTAATCGACGAGATCGAACAGATCGAAGGCGTCGTCGAACCAGACACCTCGTTGCTCGTCCTCGACGCGGCAATCGGGCAGGGTGCGAAGGACCAGGCCCAGCAGTTCGACGAGTCGATCGGTATCGACGGCGTCGTCATTACGAAACTCGACGGTACTGCGAAGGGTGGTGGCGCGCTGACTGCGGTCGACCAGACCGATTCGTCGATCGCCTTCCTCGGGACCGGTGAAGAGGTCCAAGACATCGAGCGCTTCGAACCGGACGGCTTCATCTCCCGACTGCTCGGCATGGGCGACCTCGGACAGCTCACGGAGCGCGTCGAGCGCGCGATGCAACAGACCGAGATGGACGAGGAAGATTGGGAGCCAGAGGACATGCTTCAGGGTCAGTTCACCCTGAACGACATGCAAAAGCAGATGGAGGCCATGAACAACATGGGTCCCCTCGATCAGGTGATGGACATGATCCCCGGCTTCGGCGGCGGGATCAAAGACCAGTTGCCCGACGACGCGATGGACGTCACCCAAGAGCGGATGCGAACCTTCAGCGTCATCATGGACTCGATGACCGACGCCGAAAAGGAGTATCCGAAGGCCATCGGCGCGAACCAGATCGAACGCATCGCCCGCGGGTCGGGCACCGAGGAGGAGAAGGTCCGGGAGTTACTCCAGCAGTACAAGATGATGGAAAAGACCATCAAGCAGTTCCAGGGCATGGGCTCCGAACAGGAGATGCAGCGGATGATGAAGCAGATGCAAGGCGGCGGTGGCGGCGGTGGTGGCATGGGCGGAATGGGGCCGTTCGGCTAA
- a CDS encoding DUF7342 family protein, producing MTDFDPVPDQDAVDEVRDRWRERTDTFDRVYDTVLGVTESTSYAEIASIAACSPNAAKKHLDRLAEMGIVRADHDVQPAQYQRNDSYLEWQEANRLAEDRPVDELIDRVGELEARREEFVDQFGTDDPSAVSVFDRADHERVHERMDRLSEWHALERDIRLYELARQISQNDGHLIPA from the coding sequence ATGACCGATTTCGATCCAGTGCCGGATCAAGATGCCGTCGACGAGGTCCGCGACCGGTGGCGCGAGCGAACGGATACGTTTGACCGCGTCTACGATACTGTGCTCGGGGTGACGGAGTCGACGTCGTACGCCGAAATCGCGTCGATCGCCGCGTGTTCGCCGAACGCGGCGAAAAAACACCTCGATCGACTCGCCGAAATGGGCATCGTGCGCGCGGACCACGACGTCCAACCCGCCCAGTACCAGCGCAACGACAGCTATCTCGAGTGGCAAGAAGCAAATCGGTTGGCCGAGGATCGGCCAGTCGACGAACTTATCGACCGCGTCGGCGAGTTAGAGGCGCGTCGCGAGGAGTTCGTCGACCAGTTCGGAACGGACGACCCGTCGGCAGTCTCGGTCTTCGATCGCGCCGACCACGAGCGCGTCCACGAACGAATGGACCGACTCAGCGAGTGGCACGCACTGGAACGGGACATCCGCCTCTACGAACTCGCACGCCAGATTTCACAGAACGATGGACACCTCATTCCGGCCTAA
- a CDS encoding type II toxin-antitoxin system HicB family antitoxin — translation MSNDADIDPSSYEGLEDAEVTMRENDHGLHIADDEVTGVSSQGPTPETALENLAEAVKSYREATNDDPGDDWL, via the coding sequence ATGAGTAACGACGCAGATATCGACCCCTCGAGCTACGAGGGACTCGAGGATGCGGAAGTCACGATGCGCGAGAACGACCACGGCTTGCACATCGCCGACGACGAGGTGACGGGCGTCTCGAGCCAGGGGCCGACGCCCGAAACGGCCCTCGAGAACCTCGCGGAGGCTGTCAAGTCCTACCGGGAAGCGACGAACGACGATCCGGGAGACGACTGGCTCTAG